The following coding sequences lie in one Alicyclobacillus curvatus genomic window:
- a CDS encoding ABC transporter substrate-binding protein, with the protein MKVVKSGLILSVLTMTAVLAGCGNSTSNTTTATNPGTATATGMGKPLVAGAPNGNWQENFNPFSTASLYGTNGLIYQPLFMFSTVSHDIYPALGTKYQWINNNKTLEVTLRQGVKWSDGQPFTADDVVFTFDELKKYPDADTSGIMKVVTSVVKKSNYVVDFNFAAPNIPFQEYVLQASIIPKHVWQSLGDPTKVNVTDPIGTGPYTLESFNPQVFKLKLNPQFYDVKSYHVPEIDFNAYNSNQSAQLALVSGQLDWAGMFIPNVQQVYASKNPNFHYWFPAGSGIMLYPNLKNPILSDLNVRKAMNLAIDRNQIATQAEYGYVAPLNPTGVQPRDKDLIAPQYANLTYQQNLTKAAKILADAGYKKGSDGILVSPSGQKLNFTIQVVSGWSDWVQTCQLISNDLKKIGINVQVQQLQFGAYQSNLQNHKFDLAIGWTNTAATSYKTFYDMLDSHGAWNPEGWSSASTDAAFNLYKGTTDVNVQKQAMATIEGVMINKLPVLPLFYGETWYEYSTKNYTGWPDAAHPYDSPAVFTWPSAAYVLSQLKPTGK; encoded by the coding sequence ATGAAAGTAGTGAAGTCTGGTTTGATTTTGTCCGTACTGACCATGACGGCTGTTCTCGCTGGCTGTGGAAACAGCACAAGCAACACGACAACGGCAACGAACCCGGGGACCGCGACGGCAACAGGTATGGGTAAACCACTTGTCGCTGGTGCTCCGAATGGTAACTGGCAAGAAAACTTCAACCCGTTTTCGACCGCATCTCTGTATGGAACCAATGGTCTCATCTACCAGCCGCTGTTTATGTTTAGTACCGTCAGCCACGACATTTACCCAGCACTTGGAACAAAGTATCAATGGATCAACAATAACAAGACTCTCGAGGTGACACTCCGCCAGGGCGTGAAATGGTCGGATGGACAACCCTTCACTGCTGATGACGTGGTCTTTACCTTCGATGAGCTGAAAAAATATCCGGATGCTGACACCTCCGGTATTATGAAGGTCGTCACGTCTGTCGTGAAAAAGTCGAATTATGTCGTTGATTTCAACTTTGCGGCACCGAACATCCCGTTCCAAGAATACGTACTCCAAGCGAGCATCATACCGAAACATGTTTGGCAGAGCCTCGGTGATCCAACCAAGGTCAATGTCACCGATCCGATTGGTACAGGCCCATACACACTTGAAAGTTTTAATCCGCAAGTGTTTAAGTTAAAACTGAACCCACAATTCTATGACGTGAAAAGCTATCACGTCCCGGAAATCGATTTCAATGCATATAACTCGAACCAAAGTGCACAGCTGGCGCTTGTAAGCGGTCAACTCGATTGGGCGGGTATGTTCATTCCGAATGTCCAGCAAGTGTACGCTTCCAAGAATCCCAATTTCCACTACTGGTTCCCAGCGGGATCGGGGATTATGCTCTATCCAAACCTGAAGAATCCAATTTTGTCTGACCTGAACGTGCGTAAGGCAATGAATTTGGCGATTGACCGCAACCAGATTGCGACCCAAGCTGAATACGGATACGTTGCGCCGCTGAACCCAACGGGTGTACAACCGCGTGACAAGGACCTTATCGCACCGCAGTACGCCAATCTGACATACCAGCAAAACCTTACCAAGGCTGCGAAGATCTTGGCTGACGCTGGGTATAAGAAAGGCAGCGACGGAATTCTCGTCTCTCCGTCCGGGCAGAAGTTAAATTTTACGATTCAGGTTGTCTCGGGTTGGTCTGACTGGGTGCAAACGTGTCAACTGATTTCTAATGACCTGAAGAAAATTGGCATCAACGTTCAGGTGCAGCAACTGCAATTTGGTGCATATCAAAGCAATCTGCAAAATCACAAGTTTGACTTGGCTATCGGCTGGACAAACACGGCGGCAACTTCGTATAAAACCTTCTACGACATGCTTGACTCCCATGGTGCGTGGAATCCCGAAGGTTGGAGCAGTGCATCGACCGATGCAGCCTTTAACCTCTATAAAGGGACCACGGATGTCAACGTGCAGAAGCAAGCGATGGCAACGATTGAAGGCGTCATGATTAACAAACTGCCAGTCCTGCCTCTGTTCTATGGAGAAACCTGGTACGAGTACAGCACAAAGAATTACACGGGTTGGCCCGATGCGGCTCATCCGTATGACAGCCCGGCCGTTTTCACCTGGCCGTCAGCTGCATACGTTCTTTCCCAGCTCAAGCCAACCGGGAAATAA
- a CDS encoding polysaccharide deacetylase family protein produces the protein MADAESVSNGLLLKRIESAGSTLFLTFDDGPDKQHTPAVLDVLSSYGVPATFFCIGSQIEQHPDVLRRIVELGHTVGNHTWSHPYLTRVMLSELASEIERTSTIVEGIVGLRPKLMRPPYGDVNDTVLQQLWGMGYHVVMWDVDSADWSGISGPEIVANVIPQLQPGSILLHHSAGQATGTAEALPYIIETAQKLGFRFGSMAEYRGMNVYQG, from the coding sequence ATGGCTGATGCGGAATCAGTGTCGAACGGTCTGTTACTGAAGCGAATCGAATCGGCCGGCTCGACGCTATTTCTTACTTTTGACGACGGTCCGGATAAGCAGCACACCCCGGCCGTGCTGGACGTCTTATCGTCTTACGGCGTTCCGGCTACATTCTTTTGCATAGGTAGTCAGATTGAACAGCATCCCGATGTTTTGCGCCGGATTGTAGAGTTGGGTCACACGGTGGGGAATCACACATGGAGTCATCCCTATCTAACCAGAGTAATGCTAAGCGAGCTGGCAAGTGAAATAGAACGGACTTCCACTATCGTTGAAGGCATTGTTGGCCTGCGTCCGAAACTGATGCGCCCGCCGTACGGAGACGTGAATGACACTGTTCTCCAGCAGCTATGGGGTATGGGCTACCATGTTGTGATGTGGGACGTGGATTCCGCCGATTGGTCGGGCATTTCTGGCCCTGAGATTGTTGCCAACGTTATTCCTCAGCTTCAGCCCGGTTCAATTCTGCTGCACCACAGTGCTGGACAGGCGACGGGTACAGCAGAGGCGCTGCCGTACATTATTGAGACGGCACAGAAATTAGGATTTCGCTTTGGGAGCATGGCTGAATACCGCGGGATGAACGTTTATCAGGGCTGA
- a CDS encoding MerR family transcriptional regulator, which yields MNMNDTDLRFTARWTTRKAARIANISEPTVRKYAQVLSRECNYHFHTVNGRERRYSDHDITLFIEMKRLSDDTGMDVTKVAQIVYAKFCNLDDDSQEFETGYVSDGDVMQSVFPSQRDDNVEDHTIQTVSTNNALSQGAYSDDLSAIVARASRQFWQAAHEEIVQDVREAVREEVRTELNSGLADIKRHVSDELQAAREEAAASYERKPWWKFGR from the coding sequence ATGAATATGAACGATACGGATTTAAGGTTTACAGCGAGGTGGACAACTAGGAAGGCAGCTAGAATCGCTAATATCTCGGAGCCCACAGTTCGCAAGTACGCCCAGGTGTTAAGCCGTGAGTGTAATTACCACTTTCATACCGTGAATGGGCGCGAGCGCCGATATTCAGATCATGACATTACACTATTCATCGAAATGAAGCGCTTGAGTGATGATACGGGTATGGACGTTACAAAAGTCGCACAAATCGTTTACGCAAAATTCTGCAACCTAGATGATGATTCTCAAGAATTTGAAACAGGATACGTTTCGGACGGCGATGTGATGCAAAGCGTATTCCCATCCCAGAGGGATGATAATGTGGAAGACCATACGATACAAACCGTATCAACGAACAATGCTCTCAGTCAGGGCGCCTATTCTGATGACTTGAGCGCAATTGTTGCGCGTGCAAGTCGACAATTTTGGCAGGCTGCCCATGAGGAAATCGTGCAGGATGTCAGAGAAGCTGTCCGCGAAGAAGTCCGAACCGAACTGAACAGTGGGCTAGCCGACATAAAACGCCACGTATCTGATGAGTTACAAGCTGCGAGAGAGGAGGCAGCTGCAAGTTACGAACGAAAGCCTTGGTGGAAATTCGGAAGGTAG
- a CDS encoding acetylxylan esterase, with amino-acid sequence MPLEELKLYKPSLTRAEDFDEFWAATKAAVQGQELNVSLRKVAYPSNGVRVYELSYFGYGKNLVKGWYAVPTSEGKHPGLVVYHGYNWSYEGQIHEIVNLALHGYATFGMQTRGQQGSEDNLVSPHGHYAGWMTKGILDKETYYYRGVYMDAVLAVDALAQRPEVDASRIGVTGASQGGGLTLAVAALSNIPRVAVAGYPYLCHFRRAVDVAQAMPYLEINQFFRRNMDPQLEELAMKTLSYFDVMNLGPSITCPVLVSIGLIDDITPPSTVFAAYNHMQCPKDIRHYRYYGHEYIPAFETERLSMLKRHLQDPESVE; translated from the coding sequence ATGCCTCTTGAAGAGTTGAAGTTGTATAAACCCAGCTTAACGCGCGCAGAAGATTTCGATGAATTCTGGGCTGCTACCAAGGCTGCTGTGCAGGGTCAAGAACTAAATGTCTCGTTGCGTAAAGTGGCGTATCCATCGAACGGCGTTCGTGTCTACGAACTGAGTTACTTTGGTTACGGAAAAAATTTGGTCAAAGGGTGGTATGCCGTCCCGACTTCCGAGGGCAAACATCCGGGACTGGTTGTATATCACGGCTACAATTGGAGCTATGAAGGCCAGATTCACGAGATTGTCAACTTGGCACTCCACGGATACGCGACATTTGGAATGCAAACGCGCGGACAGCAGGGAAGTGAGGACAACCTCGTTAGTCCGCACGGGCACTACGCGGGGTGGATGACGAAGGGCATTCTGGACAAAGAAACGTACTATTATCGCGGCGTCTACATGGATGCGGTGCTTGCGGTGGATGCATTGGCGCAAAGACCGGAGGTCGACGCTTCGAGGATTGGAGTCACAGGGGCAAGTCAAGGCGGGGGACTCACATTAGCTGTTGCCGCATTATCAAACATTCCCCGTGTTGCTGTTGCTGGCTACCCCTATCTGTGTCATTTTCGTCGCGCCGTCGATGTTGCCCAAGCCATGCCTTATCTAGAGATTAACCAATTCTTTCGTCGCAACATGGACCCGCAGCTGGAAGAGCTCGCGATGAAAACCTTGTCGTACTTTGACGTGATGAATCTCGGTCCTTCGATTACGTGTCCTGTCCTCGTGTCCATTGGTTTAATAGATGACATCACACCCCCGTCAACCGTGTTTGCCGCTTATAACCACATGCAGTGTCCGAAGGACATTCGACATTATCGGTACTATGGGCACGAATACATTCCGGCATTTGAAACAGAACGACTATCCATGTTAAAGCGACATCTGCAGGACCCGGAGTCCGTCGAATAG
- a CDS encoding NAD(P)-dependent oxidoreductase, whose amino-acid sequence MTKMVVTGGSGKLGTWVVREFVEHGYDVLNVDTKRPADEVCRTVITNLTNLGEVYGVLSDADAVVHLAAIPVAYSHPNEVTFQNNVMSTYNVLEAASTLGIQKAVIASSESSYGICFAIHPMQPQYVPIDENHPQSPQDAYGLSKIVNEETAAMFHRKTGIQVVSFRLGNVIVPEQYASFKNFIHDPAQRERILWSYIDARDAATACRLAIETDNLGAVALNLANDETSMDIPSRELMAARYASVEDFRAPLAKFETLLSNKKAKELLGWQPTHCWRNYV is encoded by the coding sequence GTGACAAAAATGGTTGTGACGGGTGGCAGCGGAAAGTTAGGAACTTGGGTTGTCCGAGAGTTCGTTGAACACGGTTACGATGTCTTGAATGTGGATACGAAGCGACCGGCAGACGAGGTCTGCAGAACGGTTATCACCAACCTAACGAATCTTGGTGAAGTCTACGGAGTGCTGAGCGATGCCGACGCAGTGGTTCACCTCGCTGCGATTCCAGTGGCATACTCCCATCCAAACGAGGTTACTTTCCAAAATAATGTCATGTCTACGTATAACGTCCTTGAAGCCGCTTCCACGCTCGGGATTCAAAAGGCGGTCATCGCTTCCAGTGAATCTTCCTACGGCATCTGTTTTGCCATCCATCCGATGCAACCACAGTACGTTCCGATTGATGAAAATCATCCACAGTCCCCGCAGGATGCCTATGGGCTGTCGAAAATCGTCAACGAAGAAACCGCTGCCATGTTTCATCGCAAGACAGGTATCCAAGTGGTTTCGTTCCGTCTTGGAAATGTCATTGTTCCTGAGCAGTACGCATCGTTTAAGAACTTCATCCACGACCCTGCACAAAGAGAACGCATCCTCTGGAGTTATATCGACGCCCGCGATGCGGCGACAGCATGCCGTCTCGCCATCGAAACAGACAACCTCGGTGCGGTGGCTCTGAACCTAGCCAACGATGAAACCAGCATGGATATTCCGAGCAGAGAACTGATGGCTGCAAGGTATGCAAGTGTGGAAGACTTTCGAGCACCATTAGCGAAATTTGAAACACTTCTATCGAACAAGAAGGCGAAGGAACTCCTTGGATGGCAACCGACGCACTGCTGGCGAAATTACGTATAA
- a CDS encoding ABC transporter ATP-binding protein, which produces MLELRNVSVGYESARGVVQAVRDISLTIYPNEIVGLIGESGSGKSTLANAIMRLLRNNAFLLGGEVLVQGQNVYDLSHKALKTFRWNRMSMVFQSAMNALNPVLTVEQQIADVFEAHRPQMSKQEIHDKAVSLMELVSIHPKHLRSYPHELSGGMRQRVVIAIAIALEPDLVIMDEPTTALDVVVQKSILDKIRQLQKAKGFAVLFISHDFSLVAELAEKVAIMYAGRLVEVTDSKELNLETRHHPYTHGLLRAIPELTADSVTIEGIPGNPPDLIHLPSGCAYHPRCKYAMESCKTIAPVQNDVEGRQIACHLYAEEAVK; this is translated from the coding sequence GTGCTTGAGCTTAGAAACGTCTCGGTCGGCTACGAGTCTGCTCGTGGTGTGGTTCAAGCAGTCAGGGATATATCGCTGACGATTTACCCAAATGAAATTGTTGGTCTGATTGGTGAATCTGGCTCTGGGAAAAGTACCTTGGCCAATGCGATTATGCGCTTGCTCCGAAACAACGCATTTTTACTTGGTGGAGAGGTCCTTGTTCAGGGGCAAAACGTATACGATTTGAGTCACAAGGCACTCAAGACATTTCGTTGGAACCGGATGTCGATGGTGTTCCAAAGTGCCATGAACGCACTGAACCCTGTTCTAACGGTTGAACAGCAGATTGCAGATGTTTTTGAAGCACATCGCCCGCAGATGTCGAAGCAGGAGATTCATGACAAAGCGGTTTCCCTCATGGAACTGGTCAGCATCCATCCGAAGCACCTAAGAAGTTATCCGCATGAACTCTCGGGTGGAATGCGACAACGGGTCGTCATCGCCATCGCCATAGCACTTGAACCGGACCTGGTCATCATGGACGAACCGACTACAGCGCTTGATGTGGTGGTTCAAAAGTCGATTCTCGATAAAATCAGGCAGTTGCAGAAGGCGAAAGGTTTTGCCGTCTTATTTATCAGTCACGACTTCAGCTTGGTGGCTGAATTGGCTGAGAAAGTTGCCATTATGTATGCAGGTCGACTCGTTGAGGTCACTGACAGCAAGGAGTTAAACCTGGAGACACGTCACCATCCCTATACGCACGGATTACTCCGCGCGATTCCGGAACTCACGGCAGATAGCGTCACCATTGAAGGGATTCCGGGAAACCCGCCGGACCTGATTCATCTTCCGTCTGGATGTGCGTATCACCCGCGCTGCAAGTATGCGATGGAGTCGTGTAAGACGATTGCGCCCGTTCAAAACGATGTTGAGGGCAGACAAATCGCTTGCCATCTTTACGCGGAAGAGGCGGTGAAATAA
- a CDS encoding ABC transporter permease: MSLNPTESSVNGEIEIYQKAKRKWIDRVGFLGPFLKNSRSLTGLIIFLIFVLVAIFAPWIAPDNPNATHFPMSLAPSAGHLFGTTNTGQDIFSQFIYGARTTIIVGFGAGMIATVLGLLIGISAGYRGGLIDSVLTFLMNLFLVLPGLALLIVIESYVKNSTPYINGLIIGLTGWAWGARVFRAQTMSLANRDFVVAAKMSGKSAMGIMFTEIAPNMMSIIAANVIYATLGAILAESGLAFLGFENVSSISWGTMLYWASQNGALLTGAWWWFIPPGIGIGLVGLSLVLMNFAIDSITNPRLSSQKRRKHRGAKQQSTTSA; the protein is encoded by the coding sequence ATGAGTCTTAATCCAACCGAGTCGAGTGTAAATGGCGAGATAGAGATTTATCAAAAGGCGAAGCGTAAGTGGATAGATAGAGTGGGTTTTCTCGGACCATTCTTGAAAAACAGCCGCTCTCTAACCGGTCTGATAATCTTTCTCATCTTTGTACTGGTGGCCATCTTTGCTCCTTGGATTGCACCTGACAATCCGAACGCAACTCATTTTCCCATGAGCTTAGCTCCGAGTGCAGGTCACCTGTTTGGAACCACTAACACGGGCCAAGACATCTTCTCACAATTTATCTATGGGGCCAGGACCACCATTATCGTCGGCTTCGGTGCAGGTATGATTGCCACTGTTCTTGGTTTGTTAATTGGAATTTCCGCCGGCTACCGAGGTGGTTTGATCGATTCCGTGCTGACATTCTTAATGAACCTGTTTTTGGTGCTTCCAGGTCTGGCGTTGCTGATTGTCATTGAGTCCTATGTGAAAAACTCAACACCGTATATCAACGGCCTTATCATTGGACTGACCGGATGGGCCTGGGGTGCCAGGGTCTTTCGCGCCCAGACGATGTCGCTCGCAAATCGTGATTTTGTCGTCGCCGCAAAGATGTCCGGAAAGTCGGCGATGGGGATTATGTTCACCGAGATCGCGCCGAACATGATGTCCATCATTGCAGCAAACGTCATCTACGCAACGCTAGGGGCAATTCTGGCTGAGTCTGGTCTCGCATTCCTTGGTTTCGAAAATGTCAGTTCGATTAGTTGGGGGACCATGCTGTACTGGGCGAGTCAGAATGGTGCCTTGCTGACAGGAGCTTGGTGGTGGTTCATTCCGCCTGGAATCGGGATTGGGTTGGTAGGTCTCAGCCTCGTGCTGATGAACTTCGCCATTGATAGTATTACCAATCCACGCCTCAGCTCGCAGAAGAGGAGGAAGCATCGTGGCGCCAAGCAACAATCCACAACCAGTGCTTGA
- a CDS encoding ABC transporter ATP-binding protein → MAQTDAENETQHLIEVEDLVVTFQVRGENGKRTIVPVDKVSFSIQRGEVLALVGESGSGKSTIGRTLVRINRPTAGRIRFNGQDISLIRGADLKAYRKNAQMVFQDPFGSLNPVKTIEQHLVFPLKKHRGYTGKTLYQKVGELLHQVGLTPVQEIRAKFPHELSGGQRQRLAIARALAVNPKLVVADEPISMLDVSIRAGILQLMNQLKDEFGLSYLYITHDLASARYFGDRIMVMYGGKMMELAASKELIKNPLHPYTRLLLAATPGSHDDIDLTDQSNEAPNLDSDRRGCPFAFRCPLATDVCREEMPELKNQTNPSTTVGEHLVACHHSP, encoded by the coding sequence ATGGCTCAAACCGATGCTGAGAATGAAACCCAACACCTGATTGAAGTGGAAGACCTGGTTGTCACCTTTCAGGTTCGGGGTGAGAACGGCAAGCGCACCATCGTGCCGGTCGATAAAGTGAGTTTCTCGATTCAACGAGGCGAAGTCCTGGCACTCGTCGGTGAATCCGGGAGTGGCAAGAGTACGATTGGCCGGACACTGGTACGCATTAATCGCCCAACCGCTGGCCGCATTCGTTTTAACGGTCAGGACATCAGTTTGATTCGGGGAGCAGATTTGAAGGCATATCGCAAGAATGCTCAAATGGTCTTCCAGGATCCGTTTGGCTCGCTCAATCCCGTGAAAACGATTGAACAACACCTGGTGTTCCCTTTAAAGAAGCACCGCGGCTATACGGGCAAGACGCTGTATCAGAAGGTGGGGGAACTGCTCCATCAAGTCGGTCTCACTCCAGTTCAGGAAATTCGCGCAAAGTTCCCACATGAGCTGTCCGGTGGTCAGCGCCAACGGCTGGCGATTGCTCGCGCACTCGCGGTCAATCCAAAGCTCGTCGTGGCCGACGAACCTATCTCTATGCTTGATGTCTCGATTCGAGCAGGCATTTTGCAACTCATGAATCAACTGAAAGATGAGTTCGGCTTGTCGTATTTGTATATCACGCATGACCTGGCGTCTGCGCGTTACTTCGGCGACCGCATCATGGTGATGTATGGCGGTAAAATGATGGAACTTGCAGCATCCAAAGAACTCATTAAGAACCCGCTGCATCCGTACACTCGACTGTTGTTGGCTGCGACACCCGGCAGTCACGACGATATTGACCTGACGGATCAGTCGAATGAGGCACCAAACCTCGATTCCGACCGCAGAGGTTGTCCCTTTGCTTTCCGTTGCCCACTCGCTACAGATGTTTGTCGTGAAGAGATGCCGGAGTTGAAAAACCAAACAAACCCGTCCACCACGGTGGGCGAACACCTGGTTGCATGCCACCACAGCCCGTAA
- a CDS encoding IS256 family transposase, protein MTSVHELGTSDLMEILVKDFVKEKLELIMREEIDNFLKVEYEGKRPSRNGTYGRSLETRFGKIENLRVPRDRKDAFQTRVFAPYQRREGWLEEAVIHMYKGGMSTRDIAKFIEGMFGTQYSPTTISNITSTVLEDIEAWQQRPLDKRYSVIYLDGIYIKLKRNTVSSEVIYLAMGINEDGYRQILGFYVGGKESANGWRDVLKDLYRRGAKEVLLGVFDGLPGLEEAFRETYPRADVQHCIVHKVRSTFPKIRVKDKVEFIGDLKTIYTALDRDLALAAFDTVKSKWSKTYPKEIQSWEDQLSTLLTFYKFPKLIRGSIYTSNAIERTNKELRKRFRPMNSLTNMDAAEKIIYLEVTTYNEKWSTRVIRGFGDAETKTELKRMYEERYPSMSEVSAQE, encoded by the coding sequence ATGACTAGTGTACACGAACTTGGCACGTCGGATCTAATGGAAATTCTCGTGAAGGACTTCGTCAAGGAAAAACTTGAGTTGATCATGCGTGAGGAGATCGACAATTTTCTAAAGGTTGAATATGAGGGCAAGCGTCCCAGCCGAAACGGAACCTATGGTCGCTCCCTAGAAACACGGTTTGGAAAAATAGAGAATTTGCGGGTTCCCCGAGACCGTAAGGACGCCTTTCAAACTCGAGTGTTTGCGCCATACCAGCGTCGAGAGGGCTGGTTAGAAGAGGCTGTCATTCACATGTATAAGGGTGGGATGAGTACCCGCGACATCGCAAAATTCATCGAAGGCATGTTTGGCACGCAGTACTCCCCAACGACCATCAGTAACATCACGAGTACCGTCTTGGAAGATATCGAAGCATGGCAGCAACGTCCATTAGATAAACGCTATTCCGTGATTTATTTGGACGGCATCTATATCAAACTTAAGCGCAACACGGTGAGCAGTGAAGTCATCTATCTGGCGATGGGCATCAACGAAGATGGATATCGACAGATCCTCGGCTTCTACGTTGGCGGAAAAGAAAGCGCCAATGGCTGGAGGGATGTGCTCAAGGACCTGTATCGTCGCGGAGCGAAGGAGGTCTTGCTGGGGGTATTTGACGGGTTACCTGGCCTGGAAGAAGCGTTTCGAGAAACGTACCCAAGGGCAGACGTTCAACACTGCATCGTACACAAGGTGCGCAGTACGTTCCCGAAAATTCGAGTCAAGGACAAGGTTGAGTTTATCGGCGACCTCAAAACGATTTATACCGCATTGGATAGGGACTTAGCCTTGGCAGCGTTCGATACGGTCAAGAGCAAGTGGAGTAAAACCTATCCGAAAGAAATTCAATCGTGGGAAGACCAACTTTCAACGCTACTGACGTTTTACAAATTTCCAAAGCTGATTCGCGGGTCCATCTACACATCCAACGCAATCGAGCGGACGAACAAAGAGCTACGCAAGAGGTTTCGACCGATGAACAGCTTAACGAACATGGATGCAGCTGAGAAAATCATCTATCTTGAAGTCACGACTTATAACGAGAAATGGAGCACAAGAGTCATCCGTGGCTTCGGGGATGCGGAAACGAAGACAGAGCTGAAGCGAATGTATGAGGAACGCTACCCAAGCATGTCAGAAGTCTCTGCGCAGGAATAA
- a CDS encoding ABC transporter permease: MRFILNRLGFFFLSLWAAITINFILPRLMPGNPADIMFAKFQGQLSPQAIDAMKKAFGLTDKPMITQYFEYLRGLLSGHWGLSFANFPTPVINIIRNSLPWTISLVGLATVLAVLIGTSAGIYIAWKRQGILDNTLPLVTMAIQALPYFWVALLVLFVFGFKLQWFPMNHGYSTDVTSGFNWPFISSALYHGFLPGITILLGSLSGWLVGMRNNMINTLGEDYVVFAEAKGVSTRRLMFTYAARNAILPQLTSFAIAIGNVVSGSILTEQVFSYPGIGNQLTNAVLLEDYPLIQASFLIIAVSVLVANFIVDMLYSRLDPRVRRGGLANES, encoded by the coding sequence TTGCGGTTCATATTAAATCGTCTAGGTTTCTTCTTCCTATCCCTCTGGGCTGCCATCACGATAAACTTCATTCTCCCGCGGCTGATGCCTGGGAACCCGGCGGATATTATGTTTGCAAAGTTTCAGGGACAATTGTCCCCGCAGGCCATTGATGCGATGAAAAAAGCATTCGGCCTCACAGACAAACCGATGATCACTCAATACTTCGAATATTTAAGAGGATTACTATCTGGACACTGGGGATTGTCATTCGCAAACTTCCCCACGCCAGTTATTAATATCATCCGCAACAGCTTGCCGTGGACCATCAGCCTTGTCGGATTAGCCACTGTTCTTGCGGTGTTAATCGGTACTTCGGCCGGGATTTATATTGCCTGGAAGCGTCAAGGAATTCTTGACAACACATTGCCGCTAGTAACGATGGCGATTCAAGCATTGCCTTACTTCTGGGTTGCACTGTTGGTTTTATTCGTCTTTGGCTTTAAGCTCCAATGGTTCCCGATGAATCATGGCTATTCGACGGATGTGACTTCAGGATTTAATTGGCCTTTTATCTCGAGTGCCCTCTATCATGGTTTTCTCCCTGGCATTACAATTTTGCTCGGGTCACTAAGCGGTTGGTTGGTTGGGATGAGAAACAACATGATCAACACGCTCGGTGAGGACTACGTCGTATTTGCTGAAGCAAAGGGCGTGAGCACCCGTCGCCTGATGTTTACCTATGCAGCAAGAAATGCGATTTTACCACAATTGACGAGCTTCGCGATTGCAATTGGCAACGTGGTCAGCGGGTCAATTCTGACAGAGCAGGTGTTTTCCTATCCGGGGATTGGCAACCAATTGACCAACGCAGTTCTGCTGGAGGACTACCCTCTGATTCAGGCTTCCTTTTTGATAATTGCTGTCTCAGTGTTGGTAGCTAATTTCATTGTCGACATGCTCTACAGCCGACTCGACCCGCGTGTAAGGAGAGGGGGGCTTGCAAATGAGTCTTAA